The following coding sequences are from one Diachasmimorpha longicaudata isolate KC_UGA_2023 chromosome 6, iyDiaLong2, whole genome shotgun sequence window:
- the LOC135163459 gene encoding ATP-dependent DNA helicase PIF1-like, translating to MNGKTAVTAPTGIAAFHINGLTIHRYFQLPIEHGDTPKYKQLSDNVLKLMREEMRDVELIIIDEISMVSNITFMYINQRLMEIFSTFDETDGWFGKKHILVFGDLLQLPPVLQDPTYIQLSSKEIEKRLGSMISVNLWLDLFSYDELTINMRQKKDRVYGELLSRLRVGDISGEDSKLLQSRKHNIQSSNLAERLRFLAEYIKSLPVDTIQLIVAMRLRNKAVKILEKAEQDDRSSAGLAKCITIKIGAKGMIRRNIDVTIGLVNGTIAVVQSISKSIMKGKEYPKAVTVKLDSGQTHDIERMEVKFEIMDGVYITRKQFPISLTYGITIHKSQGLRLPNAVMNIGHTVFSAEQSYVALSRVTTLEGVHLINFDPFSIKASCIAIQEYNRLRKEYRPDLPQISVSVKYFPKVWHFQWAFETGVIGDIEIENKKITIKSSVIGLSNANGASSFANTVIQCIFHSSVMRCGLSRIKNCGFLGMRTFLQQYNSGLQVLDATKLI from the exons ATGAATGGCAAGACCGCAGTTACCGCGCCCACAGGTATCGCAGCTTTTCATATCAATGGTTTGACTATTCATAGGTACTTTCAACTTCCAATAGAGCATGGTGATACACCTAAATACAAACAGTTGTCAGATAACGTTCTGAAACTCATGCGTGAAGAAATGCGTGATGTTGAGTTGATTATCATTGATGAAATATCAATGGTGTCTAATATCACATTTATGTATATTAACCAACGATTGATGGAAATCTTTAGCACATTTGACGAAACCGATGGATGGTTTGGCAAAAAACATATACTTGTGTTTGGTGATTTATTACAACTTCCACCAGTTTTACAAGATCCGACGTATATACAGCTATCatcaaaagaaattgaaaagagATTAGGATCAATGATAAGTGTGAATCTCTGGTTGGATTTATTCAGTTATGACGAACTGACTATTAACATGCGTCAGAAAAAAGACCGTGTTTATGGAGAATTACTTTCCCGCCTGAGAGTTGGTGATATATCTGGAGAAGATAGCAAATTATTACAGTCACGTAAACACAATATTCAATCATCAAATCTTGCAGAACGCCTACGTTTTTTAGCAGAATACATCAAATCATTACCCGTTGATACA ATTCAGTTGATTGTCGCAATGCGTTTGCGTAATAAGGCTGTGAAGATTCTCGAGAAAGCTGAACAAGATGATCGTTCATCTGCAGGACTAGCGAAATGCATAACTATTAAAATAGGCGCAAAAGGTATGATTAGACGAAACATTGATGTCACCATCGGTTTAGTCAATGGGACTATTGCGGTTGTAcaatcaatttcaaaatcaatAATGAAAGGAAAAGAATATCCAAAAGCAGTAACCGTAAAATTAGATTCGGGACAAACCCATGACATAGAAAGGATGGAGGtcaaatttgaaattatggatgGTGTATACATAACAAGAAAGCAATTTCCAATTAGCCTGACTTATGGTATTACAATACACAAAAGTCAAGGTTTAAGGTTACCAAATGCTGTTATGAATATTGGCCACACTGTATTCTCCGCTGAACAAAGCTATGTTGCTTTATCCAGGGTCACAACACTGGAAGgtgttcatttaataaattttgatcCATTCTCCATTAAAGCTTCGTGTATAGCAATACAAGAGTATAATAGACTAAGGAAAGAATATAGACCTGACTTACCACAAATATCGGTATCTGTTAAATACTTTCCGAAAGTGTGGCATTTTCAATGGGCATTTGAAACAGGAGTAATCGGTGATATAGAAATAGAAAACAAGAAAATCACTATCAAATCGTCAGTTATCGGTTTAAGCAATGCCAATGGAGCTTCCAGTTTTGCCAATACAGTAATTCAATGCATCTTCCATTCTTCTGTGATGCGCTGCGGACTTTCACGAATAAAGAACTGTGGATTTTTAGGAATGCGAACATTTTTACAACAGTACAATAGTGGTTTACAAGTTCTGGATGCAACAAAGTTGATATAA